In Salvelinus alpinus chromosome 20, SLU_Salpinus.1, whole genome shotgun sequence, a genomic segment contains:
- the abcb6b gene encoding ATP-binding cassette sub-family B member 6, protein MASQDAKGTGITLTIEPDKRRQQKESEPPSKSFPSTSKSSQTVSTWHGFGQKVRLLAPYLWPRDSLSLQIMVLLCLALLAMERVINVFVPIYSKNIVNNLSDGSSWRTLATTVCIYVLLKFLQGGGAGTSGFISNLRSFLWTQVQQFTSRVVQVRLFGHLHSLSLRWHLGRHTGDVLRSVDRGTSSINNLLSYIIFSILPTIADIVIAILYFVSYFNALFGLIVFICLLIYLTFTILITEWRTKYRRDMNTQDNNAKSKAVDSLLNFETVKYYSAEGYEVTCFEEAILKYQQSEWKTNASLALLNQTQNLIIGSGLLAGSLLCAYMVTEGQFQVGDYVLFGTYIIQLYTPLNWFGTYYRLIQSSFIDMENMFKILTEHKEVKDDVSATDLQLTTGEVTFQNVCFSYTEGNVILRGISFTVMAGQTVALVGQSGSGKSTILRLLFRFYDVQGGCIRIDEQDISRVTQTSLRSYIGVVPQDTVLFNDSIRNNIRYGRVPASDQEVEEAALAADIHYKILSLPEGYETQVGERGLKLSGGEKQRVAIARTILKDPRIILLDEATSALDTQTERNIQASLSKVCANRTTIVVTHRLSTIIGSDQILVVQDGQIAERGRHEELLSQGGLYSAMWQKQQRSTAKTETYNSNPEGQQQPGTPHHGP, encoded by the exons ATGGCAAGTCAAGATGCAAAAGGAACTGGAATTACTCTGACTATTGAG CCTGACAAAAGAAGACAACAGAAAGAAAGTGAGCCCCCATCTAAGTCCTTCCCATCCACATCAAAGTCGTCCCAGACCGTGTCAACATGGCATGGTTTTGGGCAGAAGGTGCGTCTCCTGGCCCCTTACCTGTGGCCCCGGGACAGCCTGTCTCTTCAGATAATGGTCCTGCTCTGTCTGGCCCTACTGGCCATGGAAAGGGTCATTAACGTCTTCGTCCCCATCTACTCCAAAAACATAG tGAATAATCTGTCTGATGGCAGCAGCTGGAGGACCCTGGCCACCACCGTGTGTATTTATGTCCTGCTCAAGTTCCTCCAGGGTGGAGGGGCAG gtaCATCAGGGTTTATCAGTAACCTGAGGTCCTTCCTGTGGACGCAGGTCCAGCAGTTCACCAGCAGGGTGGTTCAGGTCCGTCTGTTTGGTCACCTCCACTCCCTGTCGTTGCGCTGGCACCTGGGGAGACACACTGGGGACGTTCTGAGAAGTGTAGACCGAGGAACATCTTCTATCAATAACTTGCTCAG ctaCATCATCTTCAGTATCCTGCCCACCATCGCTGATATAGTCATCGCCATCCTCTACTTTGTGTCCTACTTCAATGCCTTGTTCGGCCTCATCGTCTTCATCTGCTTGCTGATCTACCTCA CTTTCACCATCCTGATCACTGAGTGGAGGACCAAGTACAGACGAGACATGAACACTCAGGACAACAACGCCAAGTCTAAGGCTGTGGATTCACTGCTCAACTTTGAGACG GTGAAATATTACAGTGCTGAGGGGTATGAAGTGACCTGCTTCGAAGAGGCAATTCTGAAGTACCAG CAGTCAGAGTGGAAGACCAACGCATCATTGGCCCTACTGAACCAGACCCAGAACCTGATCATTGGCTCAGGGCTATTAGCAGGATCTCTGCTCTGTGCTTATATGGTCACAGAAGGCCAGTTCCAG GTTGGTGACTATGTCCTGTTTGGCACCTACATCATCCAGCTGTACACTCCTCTCAACTGGTTcggtacatattacag ACTAATCCAGAGTTCCTTTATTGACATGGAGAACATGTTCAAGATCTTAACAGAACACAAAGAG GTGAAAGACGATGTCAGCGCCACAGACCTCCAGTTGACAACGGGCGAGGTGACGTTTCAGAACGTCTGCTTCAGCTACACTGAGGG GAATGTGATCCTCAGGGGCATATCGTTCACTGTGATGGCCGGCCAGACTGTTGCTCTG gtggGCCAGTCTGGTTCAGGTAAGAGCACGATCCTCCGTCTGCTGTTTCGCTTCTATGACGTCCAGGGAGGATGCATCCGTATTGATGAACAGGATATATCCAGG GTGACCCAGACCTCCCTCCGCTCCTACATCGGCGTGGTTCCTCAGGACACGGTGCTCTTCAATGACAGCATAAGGAACAACATCCGCTACGGACGCGTTCCCGCTAGCGaccaggaggtggaggaggctgCCCTCGCTGCGGACATACACTACAAGATCCTGTCGCTGCCCGAgg GGTATGAGACCCAGGTTGGAGAGAGGGGTCTGAagctgagtggaggagagaaacagagagtagCCATCGCCCGTACCATCCTGAAAGACCCTCGTATTATACTGCTGGATGAG gccaCGTCAGCcctggacacacagacagaacgcAACATCCAGGCGTCCCTCTCCAAAGTCTGTGCCAACAGGACCACTATAGTAGTGACACACAG ATTGTCGACCATCATTGGATCAGACCAGATCCTGGTCGTCCAAGATGGCCAGATTgctgagagagggag